Proteins encoded by one window of Torulaspora delbrueckii CBS 1146 chromosome 2, complete genome:
- the ADK1 gene encoding adenylate kinase ADK1 (similar to Saccharomyces cerevisiae ADK1 (YDR226W); ancestral locus Anc_8.441) translates to MAQENTNESIRMVLIGPPGAGKGTQAPNLVEKFKAAHLATGDMLRSQVAKGTPLGVEAKKIMDKGGLVSDEIMVNMIKDELLNNEACKNGFILDGFPRTIPQAEKLDQMLAEQGRPLEKAVELKVDDELLVARITGRLVHPPSGRSYHTLFNPPKKEMTDDITGEALVQRSDDNADALKKRLQAYHDQTEPIVDFYKKTGIWAGVDASQPPTTVWQSILKALGKN, encoded by the coding sequence ATGGCTCAAGAAAACACTAATGAATCGATCAGAATGGTCCTAATTGGACCACCAGGTGCCGGTAAAGGTACTCAAGCCCCAAACCTTGTCGAAAAGTTCAAAGCGGCTCATTTGGCTACTGGTGACATGTTGAGATCCCAAGTCGCTAAGGGTACTCCATTGGGTGTTGaagccaagaagatcatGGACAAAGGTGGTTTAGTCTCTGATGAAATCATGGTCAATATGATCAAGGACGAATTGTTGAACAACGAAGCTTGTAAGAACGGTTTCATCCTAGATGGGTTCCCAAGAACTATCCCACAAGCTGAAAAACTAGATCAAATGCTTGCTGAACAAGGAAGACCTTTGGAAAAAGCTGTTGAATTGAAGGTCGATGACGAACTATTGGTCGCTAGAATCACCGGTAGATTGGTTCACCCACCTTCCGGTAGATCTTACCACACACTCTTCAACCctccaaagaaagagatgacTGACGATATCACTGGTGAAGCATTGGTCCAAAGATCCGACGACAACGCtgatgctttgaagaagagattgcaaGCCTACCACGATCAAACCGAACCTATTGTTGatttttacaagaagacCGGCATCTGGGCTGGTGTTGATGCATCCCAGCCTCCAACCACAGTCTGGCAATCCATCCTAAAGGCCTTGGGCAAGAACTAA